In Tursiops truncatus isolate mTurTru1 chromosome 19, mTurTru1.mat.Y, whole genome shotgun sequence, a genomic segment contains:
- the CATSPERG gene encoding cation channel sperm-associated auxiliary subunit gamma isoform X14 — MSPAGPAWPRLRVLQTLWALLVVLLAPWRLWAIKNTQECTWQVVLNNFETVGKKDASDRFVDQEPLYTVDKVFSQLVDAPIDPDEVRGLVSGKRERSWTCTPLGSGHLPTLSLQTYLGFPYYLKINYSCKGESSEALVRKGHLTGLKPVVLVTFQSPVNFHRWKIEQLQIQMEAAPFRSRERCNAEEVCLMSWYTPMPIKNGSVVMRVDVSSNGLGPFIPNKRFQVNINGFLERQRDNTLQFTVGNELFNLIPRYFVNVPSRPLWYTVDQAPVFILGGIPEEKAILLTDTNFKDFFLVELSIDSCWVGSFYCPQTSFTATIYDAIATESTLFIRQNQLIYYFTGTYTTLHESNRGSGRWVRVLANECIKKLCPVHFHSNGSEYVMALTTGKHEGYVHFGTITDGRVSFELLPRQRSVCSGILVVNCSITWAVFIAGDYNLLLLVEIEDPSTRKYFQVVSYDLVSDYLVVLYTIPEFIPDARGLEFLMVLGTESYTNFPMVPKGMSYNPYNNLLFIWGNFLLQSYNSKNFIYLADFPKELSIKYLVNSFYGDTAIVTETEEIWYLLEGSYQVYKLFPSKGWEVHVSLQVMQQSSLYAPNETMVTLFYEDHGLYQLVYLIDNQQGRLVKRLVPVEQLLMYQQISNDYLLERQGSHLTLSFTNFCPFTVMRLRDLPNPQIYTRQERYRAQPPRVLEPGGFHSDNSLAVYQGLVYYLLWLHSKYDKPYADPVHDPTWRWWKNKKQDQVRGEGGESVGGPSPDPPSPSPCPGTVFAPHPVPQDYYFYLASNWRSAGSVHVDMASYEKIYDLKAENELPERIFLDKGTSYRFSVFLTAREPEPLHGPSFQLQSKVGLAVVLADPECIEAVVKEEVLVNRNSVLFWVTLSDKRFCFDQGISGHHLMKTSMLLKVVGSSGHCFQNTNQGPRMQGNLMVPVLIGCPPGKRLAFDITYTLEYNRLQNKHYFDCVHVDPEMPCFLFRDTQDWQPHLDHKKHNDYRGLSLQHFVPQQFRH; from the exons ATGTCCCCTGCTGGCCCTGCGTGGCCGAGGCTCCGAGTCCTGCAGACGCTGTGGGCACTGCTGGTGGTGCTGTTGGCACCGTGGAGGTTGTGGGCGATAAAGAATACCCAGGAGTGCACCTGGCAAGTTGTCCTGAACAACTTTGAGACAGTAGGCAAGAAGGACGCGAGCGATCGTTTCGTCGATCAAGAGCCCTTGTACACAGTGGACAAAGTGTTCAGCCAGCTAGTGGACGCGCCCATCGACCCGGACGAGGTGAGGGGACTGGTGTCAGGCAAACGGGAGAGGTCCTGGACCTGCACCCCACTGGGCTCTGGACATTTGCCCACCCTCTCCTTGCAGACATACCTGGGCTTTCCTTACTACCTGAAGATCAACTACTCCTGCAAGGGAGAG TCCTCTGAGGCCCTGGTCCGCAAGGGCCACCTGACGGGGCTGAAGCCGGTGGTGCTGGTCACCTTCCAGTCCCCAGTCAACTTCCATCGCTGGAAGATAGAGCAGCTGCAGATCCAGATGGAGGCAGCCCCCTTCCGCAGCAGAG AGAGGTGTAATGCAGAGGAAGTGTGTCTCATGAGCTGGTACACACCCATGCCCATCAAGAACGGCAGCGTGGTCATGCGCGTGGACGTTAGCAGCAACGGCCTGGGGCCCTTCATTCCCAATAAAAG GTTTCAGGTGAATATCAACGGCTTCCTGGAGAGACAGCGAGACAACACACTCCAATTCACTGTGGGAAATGAG CTCTTCAATCTGATACCCCGGTACTTTGTGAATGTCCCGTCGAGGCCCTTGTGGTACACTGTGGACCAGGCACCTGTGTTCATCCTGGGCGGCATCCCTGAGGAGAAGGCCATCCTGCTGACTGACACAAACTTCAAGGACTTCTTTCTCGTGGAG TTGAGCATTGACAGTTGCTGGGTAGGCTCCTTCTACTGCCCCCAGACCAGCTTCACTGCTACCATCTATGATGCCATCGCCACCGAGAGCACCCTCTTCATTCGGCAGAACCAGCTCATCTACTATTTCACGGGCACCTATACCACACTCCACGAAAGCAACCGTGGCAGCG GGAGATGGGTCCGTGTCCTGGCTAACGAGTGCATCAAGAAGTTGTGCCCTGTGCATTTCCATAGCAATGGCTCCGAGTATGTCATGGCCCTCACCACTGGCAAGCACGAAGGTTACGTCCACTTTGGGACCATCACGG ATGGCCGCGTGTCCTTCGAGTTGCTGCCCAGGCAGCGGTCCGTGTGCAGTGGGATACTAG TTGTCAACTGCTCCATAACCTGGGCCGTATTCATTGCTGGTGACTACAATCTACTGCTGCTGGTGGAGATCgaagacccctccaccaggaagtatTTCCAGGTGGTCAGCTATGACCTGG TCAGTGATTACCTGGTTGTCCTCTACACCATCCCGGAATTCATCCCTGACg CTCGAGGCCTGGAGTTCCTGATGGTCCTAGGGACAGAGTCTTACACCAACTTCCCGATGGTACCCAAGGGCATGTCCTACAACCCGTATAACAACCTGCTGTTCATCTGGGGCAACTTCCTCCTGCAGAG CTATAACAGTAAAAACTTCATCTACCTGGCGGACTTCCCCAAGGAGCTGTCCATCAAGTACCTGGTTAACTCGTTCTATGGGGACACGGCTATTGTCACAGAGACTGAGGAG ATCTGGTACCTCCTGGAGGGTAGCTACCAGGTGTACAAGCTGTTCCCATCCAAGGGCTGGGAGGTGCACGTCAGCCTACAGGTGATGCAGCAGTCCTCTCTCTACGCCCCCAATGAGACCATGGTCACCCTCTTCTACGAAGACCACGGACTGTACCAG CTGGTGTACCTTATAGACAACCAGCAGGGCAGGCTCGTCAAGAGGCTTGTGCCTGTGGAGCAGCTTCTGATGTACCAGCAGATCAGCAACGACTACCTCTTGGAGCGGCAAGG GAGCCACCTGACGCTCTCCTTCACCAACTTCTGCCCCTTCACGGTGATGCGTCTGCGGGACCTGCCCAACCCGCAGATCTACACGCGCCAGGAGCGCTACCGGGCGCAGCCGCCGCGTGTCTTGGAGCCCGGGGGCTTCCACAGCGACAACTCGCTCGCTGTCTATCAGGGACTCGTCTACTACCTGCTTTGGCTGCACTCGAAGTACGACAAG CCATATGCGGACCCGGTGCACGACCCCACCTGGCGCTGGTGGAAGAACAAGAAGCAGGACCAGGTGCGTGGAGAGGGTGGCGAATCGGTGGGAGGGCCGAGCCCGGATCCCCCCTCACCGTCCCCCTGTCCGGGCACTGTCTTTGCCCCGCATCCCGTCCCTCAGGATTACTACTTCTACCTGGCCAGCAACTGGCGGAGCGCTGGCAGTGTGCACGTTGACATGGCCAGCTACGAAAAGATCTACGACCTTAAGGCTGAGAACGAGCTGCCCGAGCgcatcttcctggacaagggcacCAGCTACCGCTTCTCGGTCTTCCTGACGGCCCGGGAGCCGGAGCCCCTGCACG GCCCCTCCTTCCAGCTGCAGAGCAAGGTGGGCCTGGCTGTGGTGCTGGCCGACCCGGAATGCATCGAGGCGGTGGTGAAGGAGGAGGTCCTTGTTAATCGCAACTCGGTGCTTTTCTGG gttaCGCTCAGTGATAAAAGGTTTTGCTTTGATCAGGGCATTAGTGGACATCACCTCATGAAAACCTCCATGCTCCTCAAG GTGGTGGGCTCGTCCGGGCACTGCTTCCAGAACACGAACCAGGGGCCCCGCATGCAA GGCAACCTGATGGTGCCAGTACTTATCGGCTGCCCCCCAGGCAAGCGCCTTGCCTTTGACATCACCTACACGCTGGAGTACAACCGCCTGCAGAACAAACACTACTTTGACTGCGTGCACGTCGACCCCGAGATGCCCTGTTTCCTCTTCCGCGACA CACAGGACTGGCAGCCTCATCTGGACCACAAGAAACACAACGACTACCGAGGACTCAGCCTTCAACATTTTGTCCCACAACAGTTTAGGCATTGA
- the CATSPERG gene encoding cation channel sperm-associated auxiliary subunit gamma isoform X15, producing the protein MSPAGPAWPRLRVLQTLWALLVVLLAPWRLWAIKNTQECTWQVVLNNFETVGKKDASDRFVDQEPLYTVDKVFSQLVDAPIDPDEVRGLVSGKRERSWTCTPLGSGHLPTLSLQTYLGFPYYLKINYSCKGESSEALVRKGHLTGLKPVVLVTFQSPVNFHRWKIEQLQIQMEAAPFRSRERCNAEEVCLMSWYTPMPIKNGSVVMRVDVSSNGLGPFIPNKRFQVNINGFLERQRDNTLQFTVGNELFNLIPRYFVNVPSRPLWYTVDQAPVFILGGIPEEKAILLTDTNFKDFFLVELSIDSCWVGSFYCPQTSFTATIYDAIATESTLFIRQNQLIYYFTGTYTTLHESNRGSGRWVRVLANECIKKLCPVHFHSNGSEYVMALTTGKHEGYVHFGTITDGRVSFELLPRQRSVCSGILVVNCSITWAVFIAGDYNLLLLVEIEDPSTRKYFQVVSYDLVSDYLVVLYTIPEFIPDARGLEFLMVLGTESYTNFPMVPKGMSYNPYNNLLFIWGNFLLQSYNSKNFIYLADFPKELSIKYLVNSFYGDTAIVTETEEIWYLLEGSYQVYKLFPSKGWEVHVSLQVMQQSSLYAPNETMVTLFYEDHGLYQLVYLIDNQQGRLVKRLVPVEQLLMYQQISNDYLLERQGSHLTLSFTNFCPFTVMRLRDLPNPQIYTRQERYRAQPPRVLEPGGFHSDNSLAVYQGLVYYLLWLHSKYDKPYADPVHDPTWRWWKNKKQDQVRGEGGESVGGPSPDPPSPSPCPGTVFAPHPVPQDYYFYLASNWRSAGSVHVDMASYEKIYDLKAENELPERIFLDKGTSYRFSVFLTAREPEPLHGPSFQLQSKVGLAVVLADPECIEAVVKEEVLVNRNSVLFWVTLSDKRFCFDQGISGHHLMKTSMLLKVVGSSGHCFQNTNQGPRMQGNLMVPVLIGCPPGKRLAFDITYTLEYNRLQNKHYFDCVHVDPEMPCFLFRDSGSVWRTPRAMTPFHTASLPPSSSSRCW; encoded by the exons ATGTCCCCTGCTGGCCCTGCGTGGCCGAGGCTCCGAGTCCTGCAGACGCTGTGGGCACTGCTGGTGGTGCTGTTGGCACCGTGGAGGTTGTGGGCGATAAAGAATACCCAGGAGTGCACCTGGCAAGTTGTCCTGAACAACTTTGAGACAGTAGGCAAGAAGGACGCGAGCGATCGTTTCGTCGATCAAGAGCCCTTGTACACAGTGGACAAAGTGTTCAGCCAGCTAGTGGACGCGCCCATCGACCCGGACGAGGTGAGGGGACTGGTGTCAGGCAAACGGGAGAGGTCCTGGACCTGCACCCCACTGGGCTCTGGACATTTGCCCACCCTCTCCTTGCAGACATACCTGGGCTTTCCTTACTACCTGAAGATCAACTACTCCTGCAAGGGAGAG TCCTCTGAGGCCCTGGTCCGCAAGGGCCACCTGACGGGGCTGAAGCCGGTGGTGCTGGTCACCTTCCAGTCCCCAGTCAACTTCCATCGCTGGAAGATAGAGCAGCTGCAGATCCAGATGGAGGCAGCCCCCTTCCGCAGCAGAG AGAGGTGTAATGCAGAGGAAGTGTGTCTCATGAGCTGGTACACACCCATGCCCATCAAGAACGGCAGCGTGGTCATGCGCGTGGACGTTAGCAGCAACGGCCTGGGGCCCTTCATTCCCAATAAAAG GTTTCAGGTGAATATCAACGGCTTCCTGGAGAGACAGCGAGACAACACACTCCAATTCACTGTGGGAAATGAG CTCTTCAATCTGATACCCCGGTACTTTGTGAATGTCCCGTCGAGGCCCTTGTGGTACACTGTGGACCAGGCACCTGTGTTCATCCTGGGCGGCATCCCTGAGGAGAAGGCCATCCTGCTGACTGACACAAACTTCAAGGACTTCTTTCTCGTGGAG TTGAGCATTGACAGTTGCTGGGTAGGCTCCTTCTACTGCCCCCAGACCAGCTTCACTGCTACCATCTATGATGCCATCGCCACCGAGAGCACCCTCTTCATTCGGCAGAACCAGCTCATCTACTATTTCACGGGCACCTATACCACACTCCACGAAAGCAACCGTGGCAGCG GGAGATGGGTCCGTGTCCTGGCTAACGAGTGCATCAAGAAGTTGTGCCCTGTGCATTTCCATAGCAATGGCTCCGAGTATGTCATGGCCCTCACCACTGGCAAGCACGAAGGTTACGTCCACTTTGGGACCATCACGG ATGGCCGCGTGTCCTTCGAGTTGCTGCCCAGGCAGCGGTCCGTGTGCAGTGGGATACTAG TTGTCAACTGCTCCATAACCTGGGCCGTATTCATTGCTGGTGACTACAATCTACTGCTGCTGGTGGAGATCgaagacccctccaccaggaagtatTTCCAGGTGGTCAGCTATGACCTGG TCAGTGATTACCTGGTTGTCCTCTACACCATCCCGGAATTCATCCCTGACg CTCGAGGCCTGGAGTTCCTGATGGTCCTAGGGACAGAGTCTTACACCAACTTCCCGATGGTACCCAAGGGCATGTCCTACAACCCGTATAACAACCTGCTGTTCATCTGGGGCAACTTCCTCCTGCAGAG CTATAACAGTAAAAACTTCATCTACCTGGCGGACTTCCCCAAGGAGCTGTCCATCAAGTACCTGGTTAACTCGTTCTATGGGGACACGGCTATTGTCACAGAGACTGAGGAG ATCTGGTACCTCCTGGAGGGTAGCTACCAGGTGTACAAGCTGTTCCCATCCAAGGGCTGGGAGGTGCACGTCAGCCTACAGGTGATGCAGCAGTCCTCTCTCTACGCCCCCAATGAGACCATGGTCACCCTCTTCTACGAAGACCACGGACTGTACCAG CTGGTGTACCTTATAGACAACCAGCAGGGCAGGCTCGTCAAGAGGCTTGTGCCTGTGGAGCAGCTTCTGATGTACCAGCAGATCAGCAACGACTACCTCTTGGAGCGGCAAGG GAGCCACCTGACGCTCTCCTTCACCAACTTCTGCCCCTTCACGGTGATGCGTCTGCGGGACCTGCCCAACCCGCAGATCTACACGCGCCAGGAGCGCTACCGGGCGCAGCCGCCGCGTGTCTTGGAGCCCGGGGGCTTCCACAGCGACAACTCGCTCGCTGTCTATCAGGGACTCGTCTACTACCTGCTTTGGCTGCACTCGAAGTACGACAAG CCATATGCGGACCCGGTGCACGACCCCACCTGGCGCTGGTGGAAGAACAAGAAGCAGGACCAGGTGCGTGGAGAGGGTGGCGAATCGGTGGGAGGGCCGAGCCCGGATCCCCCCTCACCGTCCCCCTGTCCGGGCACTGTCTTTGCCCCGCATCCCGTCCCTCAGGATTACTACTTCTACCTGGCCAGCAACTGGCGGAGCGCTGGCAGTGTGCACGTTGACATGGCCAGCTACGAAAAGATCTACGACCTTAAGGCTGAGAACGAGCTGCCCGAGCgcatcttcctggacaagggcacCAGCTACCGCTTCTCGGTCTTCCTGACGGCCCGGGAGCCGGAGCCCCTGCACG GCCCCTCCTTCCAGCTGCAGAGCAAGGTGGGCCTGGCTGTGGTGCTGGCCGACCCGGAATGCATCGAGGCGGTGGTGAAGGAGGAGGTCCTTGTTAATCGCAACTCGGTGCTTTTCTGG gttaCGCTCAGTGATAAAAGGTTTTGCTTTGATCAGGGCATTAGTGGACATCACCTCATGAAAACCTCCATGCTCCTCAAG GTGGTGGGCTCGTCCGGGCACTGCTTCCAGAACACGAACCAGGGGCCCCGCATGCAA GGCAACCTGATGGTGCCAGTACTTATCGGCTGCCCCCCAGGCAAGCGCCTTGCCTTTGACATCACCTACACGCTGGAGTACAACCGCCTGCAGAACAAACACTACTTTGACTGCGTGCACGTCGACCCCGAGATGCCCTGTTTCCTCTTCCGCGACA
- the CATSPERG gene encoding cation channel sperm-associated auxiliary subunit gamma isoform X19 produces MSPAGPAWPRLRVLQTLWALLVVLLAPWRLWAIKNTQECTWQVVLNNFETVGKKDASDRFVDQEPLYTVDKVFSQLVDAPIDPDEVRGLVSGKRERSWTCTPLGSGHLPTLSLQTYLGFPYYLKINYSCKGESSEALVRKGHLTGLKPVVLVTFQSPVNFHRWKIEQLQIQMEAAPFRSRERCNAEEVCLMSWYTPMPIKNGSVVMRVDVSSNGLGPFIPNKRFQVNINGFLERQRDNTLQFTVGNELFNLIPRYFVNVPSRPLWYTVDQAPVFILGGIPEEKAILLTDTNFKDFFLVELSIDSCWVGSFYCPQTSFTATIYDAIATESTLFIRQNQLIYYFTGTYTTLHESNRGSGRWVRVLANECIKKLCPVHFHSNGSEYVMALTTGKHEGYVHFGTITDGRVSFELLPRQRSVCSGILVVNCSITWAVFIAGDYNLLLLVEIEDPSTRKYFQVVSYDLVSDYLVVLYTIPEFIPDARGLEFLMVLGTESYTNFPMVPKGMSYNPYNNLLFIWGNFLLQSYNSKNFIYLADFPKELSIKYLVNSFYGDTAIVTETEEIWYLLEGSYQVYKLFPSKGWEVHVSLQVMQQSSLYAPNETMVTLFYEDHGLYQLVYLIDNQQGRLVKRLVPVEQLLMYQQISNDYLLERQGSHLTLSFTNFCPFTVMRLRDLPNPQIYTRQERYRAQPPRVLEPGGFHSDNSLAVYQGLVYYLLWLHSKYDKPYADPVHDPTWRWWKNKKQDQVRGEGGESVGGPSPDPPSPSPCPGTVFAPHPVPQDYYFYLASNWRSAGSVHVDMASYEKIYDLKAENELPERIFLDKGTSYRFSVFLTAREPEPLHGPSFQLQSKVGLAVVLADPECIEAVVKEEVLVNRNSVLFWVTLSDKRFCFDQGISGHHLMKTSMLLKVVGSSGHCFQNTNQGPRMAT; encoded by the exons ATGTCCCCTGCTGGCCCTGCGTGGCCGAGGCTCCGAGTCCTGCAGACGCTGTGGGCACTGCTGGTGGTGCTGTTGGCACCGTGGAGGTTGTGGGCGATAAAGAATACCCAGGAGTGCACCTGGCAAGTTGTCCTGAACAACTTTGAGACAGTAGGCAAGAAGGACGCGAGCGATCGTTTCGTCGATCAAGAGCCCTTGTACACAGTGGACAAAGTGTTCAGCCAGCTAGTGGACGCGCCCATCGACCCGGACGAGGTGAGGGGACTGGTGTCAGGCAAACGGGAGAGGTCCTGGACCTGCACCCCACTGGGCTCTGGACATTTGCCCACCCTCTCCTTGCAGACATACCTGGGCTTTCCTTACTACCTGAAGATCAACTACTCCTGCAAGGGAGAG TCCTCTGAGGCCCTGGTCCGCAAGGGCCACCTGACGGGGCTGAAGCCGGTGGTGCTGGTCACCTTCCAGTCCCCAGTCAACTTCCATCGCTGGAAGATAGAGCAGCTGCAGATCCAGATGGAGGCAGCCCCCTTCCGCAGCAGAG AGAGGTGTAATGCAGAGGAAGTGTGTCTCATGAGCTGGTACACACCCATGCCCATCAAGAACGGCAGCGTGGTCATGCGCGTGGACGTTAGCAGCAACGGCCTGGGGCCCTTCATTCCCAATAAAAG GTTTCAGGTGAATATCAACGGCTTCCTGGAGAGACAGCGAGACAACACACTCCAATTCACTGTGGGAAATGAG CTCTTCAATCTGATACCCCGGTACTTTGTGAATGTCCCGTCGAGGCCCTTGTGGTACACTGTGGACCAGGCACCTGTGTTCATCCTGGGCGGCATCCCTGAGGAGAAGGCCATCCTGCTGACTGACACAAACTTCAAGGACTTCTTTCTCGTGGAG TTGAGCATTGACAGTTGCTGGGTAGGCTCCTTCTACTGCCCCCAGACCAGCTTCACTGCTACCATCTATGATGCCATCGCCACCGAGAGCACCCTCTTCATTCGGCAGAACCAGCTCATCTACTATTTCACGGGCACCTATACCACACTCCACGAAAGCAACCGTGGCAGCG GGAGATGGGTCCGTGTCCTGGCTAACGAGTGCATCAAGAAGTTGTGCCCTGTGCATTTCCATAGCAATGGCTCCGAGTATGTCATGGCCCTCACCACTGGCAAGCACGAAGGTTACGTCCACTTTGGGACCATCACGG ATGGCCGCGTGTCCTTCGAGTTGCTGCCCAGGCAGCGGTCCGTGTGCAGTGGGATACTAG TTGTCAACTGCTCCATAACCTGGGCCGTATTCATTGCTGGTGACTACAATCTACTGCTGCTGGTGGAGATCgaagacccctccaccaggaagtatTTCCAGGTGGTCAGCTATGACCTGG TCAGTGATTACCTGGTTGTCCTCTACACCATCCCGGAATTCATCCCTGACg CTCGAGGCCTGGAGTTCCTGATGGTCCTAGGGACAGAGTCTTACACCAACTTCCCGATGGTACCCAAGGGCATGTCCTACAACCCGTATAACAACCTGCTGTTCATCTGGGGCAACTTCCTCCTGCAGAG CTATAACAGTAAAAACTTCATCTACCTGGCGGACTTCCCCAAGGAGCTGTCCATCAAGTACCTGGTTAACTCGTTCTATGGGGACACGGCTATTGTCACAGAGACTGAGGAG ATCTGGTACCTCCTGGAGGGTAGCTACCAGGTGTACAAGCTGTTCCCATCCAAGGGCTGGGAGGTGCACGTCAGCCTACAGGTGATGCAGCAGTCCTCTCTCTACGCCCCCAATGAGACCATGGTCACCCTCTTCTACGAAGACCACGGACTGTACCAG CTGGTGTACCTTATAGACAACCAGCAGGGCAGGCTCGTCAAGAGGCTTGTGCCTGTGGAGCAGCTTCTGATGTACCAGCAGATCAGCAACGACTACCTCTTGGAGCGGCAAGG GAGCCACCTGACGCTCTCCTTCACCAACTTCTGCCCCTTCACGGTGATGCGTCTGCGGGACCTGCCCAACCCGCAGATCTACACGCGCCAGGAGCGCTACCGGGCGCAGCCGCCGCGTGTCTTGGAGCCCGGGGGCTTCCACAGCGACAACTCGCTCGCTGTCTATCAGGGACTCGTCTACTACCTGCTTTGGCTGCACTCGAAGTACGACAAG CCATATGCGGACCCGGTGCACGACCCCACCTGGCGCTGGTGGAAGAACAAGAAGCAGGACCAGGTGCGTGGAGAGGGTGGCGAATCGGTGGGAGGGCCGAGCCCGGATCCCCCCTCACCGTCCCCCTGTCCGGGCACTGTCTTTGCCCCGCATCCCGTCCCTCAGGATTACTACTTCTACCTGGCCAGCAACTGGCGGAGCGCTGGCAGTGTGCACGTTGACATGGCCAGCTACGAAAAGATCTACGACCTTAAGGCTGAGAACGAGCTGCCCGAGCgcatcttcctggacaagggcacCAGCTACCGCTTCTCGGTCTTCCTGACGGCCCGGGAGCCGGAGCCCCTGCACG GCCCCTCCTTCCAGCTGCAGAGCAAGGTGGGCCTGGCTGTGGTGCTGGCCGACCCGGAATGCATCGAGGCGGTGGTGAAGGAGGAGGTCCTTGTTAATCGCAACTCGGTGCTTTTCTGG gttaCGCTCAGTGATAAAAGGTTTTGCTTTGATCAGGGCATTAGTGGACATCACCTCATGAAAACCTCCATGCTCCTCAAG GTGGTGGGCTCGTCCGGGCACTGCTTCCAGAACACGAACCAGGGGCCCCGCAT GGCAACCTGA